From Shewanella yunxiaonensis, the proteins below share one genomic window:
- a CDS encoding DMT family transporter: MLATGIGIPVMAALSATLGSTSGSPAFAACILFFVALLISIIFLFVVEGGLKPIPTLSLPFYFYLGGAFVAFYVLSVTWVAPQFGVGNAVAFVLLGQLISMATIDQFGLLGAPMHTITLQRVLGLILMSIGVFLAVRRG; this comes from the coding sequence ATGCTGGCTACCGGAATCGGTATCCCAGTGATGGCGGCATTAAGTGCGACTTTAGGCTCAACATCAGGAAGCCCCGCATTTGCAGCCTGTATTTTATTTTTCGTCGCCTTGTTAATTTCAATTATTTTCCTGTTTGTAGTCGAAGGCGGACTCAAACCAATACCAACCCTGTCACTCCCTTTTTATTTCTATTTAGGGGGCGCATTTGTCGCTTTTTATGTTCTGAGTGTTACTTGGGTTGCCCCTCAATTTGGTGTTGGTAATGCCGTGGCTTTTGTTCTGCTGGGTCAACTCATATCGATGGCCACCATAGATCAATTTGGCTTGTTAGGGGCGCCAATGCACACCATTACATTACAACGCGTCCTGGGCCTGATCTTGATGTCGATAGGCGTATTTTTGGCGGTAAGACGAGGTTAA
- a CDS encoding FAD-dependent oxidoreductase gives MSLLSKLNHFWRPTVDQQACLRSKGLDCQLCTQACYEDIDLHHPEQSAPRARCTKCSECSAACPVHAISFPFSRWLKISPKTIIPTITSETSTIESVTPKALPLSPKQPTQNYVFNQALRCIQCGLCKQACPLHNEIPAWMALLRGNHLIDAVEVMHSTNSLPEICGLVCPQERLCEGACSLGKLDGPVKVGTVEHFVTTAAIAQGWKPDLSRVKPKNKRVAVIGAGPAGLACADVLIRNGIQPVVFDRYPVIGGMLSFGIPSYKLDKLILQQRQQLFSEMGIEFHLNTEVGKDISFNELLKTYDAVFVGTGTYRSKTAGLEHEDASGVIQALPYLMAVNRHTMGFSETEQQPYLNVMGKHVVVIGGGDTAMDCVRTALRKNAASVTCLYRRDEASMPASVKEVALAKQEGAQFRFNVQPVELQLDNSLQVTGVIVQSTKLGALDACGRKAPVVIAGPKRVIAAERVILALGFEAQHMPWLDEIGVELDNNGYIVTQQSTENALQTSLVKVYAGGDIVHGSDLVVTAIADGRRAAMSMITAMEQ, from the coding sequence ATGTCGCTGCTCAGTAAACTTAACCACTTCTGGCGTCCGACAGTTGATCAGCAAGCCTGTCTTCGCAGCAAAGGACTCGATTGCCAGTTGTGTACCCAAGCCTGTTATGAAGATATTGATTTACACCACCCTGAACAATCAGCCCCCCGAGCTCGATGCACAAAATGTTCGGAATGTTCTGCTGCTTGTCCAGTACACGCAATTTCTTTTCCTTTCTCCCGTTGGCTGAAAATATCGCCTAAGACCATTATTCCGACGATTACCTCAGAGACATCAACCATTGAGAGTGTCACGCCTAAAGCTTTACCGCTGTCTCCAAAACAACCGACGCAAAACTATGTGTTCAATCAGGCATTACGTTGTATCCAATGTGGTCTGTGCAAACAAGCTTGCCCCTTACACAACGAAATTCCTGCATGGATGGCATTGTTACGTGGCAACCATCTCATAGATGCAGTGGAAGTGATGCATAGCACTAACAGCTTGCCGGAAATTTGTGGTTTGGTCTGTCCACAGGAACGATTGTGCGAAGGGGCATGCAGTCTCGGAAAACTGGATGGTCCGGTAAAAGTAGGCACCGTTGAGCATTTTGTTACAACCGCAGCTATTGCTCAGGGCTGGAAACCTGACCTGAGTCGGGTGAAGCCTAAAAATAAACGTGTGGCAGTAATTGGCGCTGGACCAGCAGGACTTGCTTGTGCTGATGTTCTTATCCGTAATGGAATACAACCAGTGGTTTTTGACCGATATCCTGTTATTGGCGGTATGCTCTCATTTGGCATTCCCTCCTATAAACTGGACAAGCTAATTCTGCAACAACGCCAACAGCTGTTCAGCGAAATGGGAATAGAATTTCACCTCAATACCGAGGTAGGAAAAGACATATCCTTCAATGAATTACTAAAAACTTACGATGCAGTTTTCGTGGGAACCGGTACCTACAGATCCAAAACCGCAGGTCTTGAGCACGAAGATGCCTCAGGCGTGATCCAGGCATTACCTTATTTAATGGCCGTTAATCGTCATACTATGGGGTTCTCTGAAACTGAACAACAACCATATCTGAATGTCATGGGTAAACATGTTGTTGTCATCGGCGGCGGTGATACCGCGATGGATTGTGTCAGAACAGCACTGCGGAAAAATGCAGCGTCAGTTACCTGCCTATATCGTCGAGATGAGGCCAGCATGCCTGCATCGGTTAAAGAAGTGGCGCTTGCAAAGCAAGAAGGTGCGCAATTTAGATTTAATGTTCAACCAGTAGAGCTGCAGTTAGATAACTCGCTTCAAGTAACGGGGGTAATTGTCCAGTCAACAAAACTGGGGGCACTGGATGCCTGTGGCAGAAAAGCACCTGTTGTGATTGCTGGACCTAAAAGGGTTATTGCTGCCGAACGGGTTATTTTGGCGTTGGGCTTTGAGGCTCAGCATATGCCTTGGCTAGATGAAATCGGGGTGGAACTAGACAACAACGGTTATATCGTCACTCAACAATCCACTGAAAATGCATTGCAGACATCACTCGTTAAGGTGTACGCGGGGGGCGATATTGTTCACGGTTCAGATTTGGTTGTCACAGCTATTGCCGATGGACGAAGAGCGGCAATGTCAATGATTACAGCTATGGAACAGTGA
- a CDS encoding 4Fe-4S binding protein has product MAGLLNFGQDEVGSVAPQIRVSSRCARHLHHSSSCHHCVDVCPTNALELSDGKVVQNTNICTECGACAASCPMGAIKLKNNDINALHKYINTAIHKNSTAIIACQNVAHDIDNALFITCLVAADNSALLQTFAQGAIDIQLVCGDCRECPSHEVFPLVIHRQQALQQLLFTLKLSVHIRVLQSFSLEAISSSSTHNLGLSRSGVSRRNFFSRLWKQSNMDECATISVKENSQHDVSTVTMPPSPRIPDNWQQFIFALKQLRHLDNSDVKLPIFYRPQISDKCVGCGICASSCPTQALHRDTGDNLTKLRFTPALCVGCGICQDVCYCNAVNLTQRHTISLNESNVPQTLIEISLQVDGLETDGDKLIKLLGCPHIFRT; this is encoded by the coding sequence ATGGCCGGGTTGCTGAATTTTGGACAAGATGAGGTTGGGAGCGTAGCACCTCAAATCCGAGTATCATCTCGCTGCGCCCGGCATTTACATCATTCGTCCAGTTGCCATCATTGTGTAGATGTATGTCCGACAAACGCCTTGGAATTATCAGATGGCAAGGTGGTGCAGAATACTAATATATGCACTGAATGCGGCGCGTGTGCAGCAAGTTGCCCGATGGGGGCCATTAAATTAAAAAACAATGATATCAATGCACTGCATAAATACATTAATACAGCAATCCACAAGAACTCAACAGCAATAATTGCCTGCCAAAATGTGGCCCACGATATAGATAATGCGCTATTTATTACCTGCTTGGTCGCTGCTGATAATTCTGCATTACTGCAAACATTTGCTCAGGGGGCGATCGATATTCAATTAGTGTGTGGCGACTGTCGGGAATGCCCATCTCATGAAGTTTTTCCACTCGTTATCCATCGCCAACAAGCGTTACAACAATTATTGTTTACTCTAAAACTATCAGTACACATCCGAGTTCTGCAGAGTTTTTCCCTAGAAGCAATTTCGTCCTCGTCAACACATAACCTTGGACTGTCCCGCTCGGGAGTTTCCCGGCGGAATTTTTTTTCGAGACTATGGAAACAGTCAAACATGGATGAATGTGCAACTATATCTGTCAAAGAGAACAGTCAACATGATGTATCAACTGTTACTATGCCGCCATCACCACGGATTCCCGATAATTGGCAACAGTTCATTTTCGCCTTAAAGCAGCTGCGACATCTTGATAATTCTGATGTTAAATTGCCAATATTTTATAGACCACAAATCTCAGACAAGTGCGTTGGATGTGGCATTTGTGCAAGCAGTTGTCCAACACAGGCGTTGCACCGGGATACCGGGGACAATCTGACAAAACTTCGTTTTACGCCAGCCCTATGTGTCGGCTGTGGTATTTGCCAAGATGTCTGTTATTGCAACGCTGTTAACCTGACACAACGGCATACTATTAGTCTGAACGAAAGTAATGTGCCTCAGACGCTTATAGAAATTTCACTACAAGTTGATGGCCTGGAAACTGACGGAGATAAACTTATTAAATTGCTTGGCTGTCCTCACATATTTCGTACCTAA
- a CDS encoding helix-hairpin-helix domain-containing protein, protein MHPDKVERDQVHQLTDLPNIGKAMAKDLEQLGISAPKQLCGRDPYELYLALCDLTGQRQDPCVLDVFISITRFADGEPPKAWWHYTAERKTRYRL, encoded by the coding sequence ATGCATCCCGACAAAGTCGAACGTGACCAAGTTCACCAACTGACTGACTTGCCGAATATTGGCAAAGCGATGGCGAAAGATCTTGAGCAACTGGGGATCTCTGCCCCCAAACAGCTATGTGGACGAGATCCATATGAGTTGTATCTGGCTCTGTGCGACTTGACGGGGCAACGTCAAGATCCCTGCGTATTAGATGTATTTATTTCAATTACTCGGTTTGCCGACGGTGAACCGCCAAAAGCCTGGTGGCATTACACTGCCGAGCGCAAAACTCGCTACCGTTTATAA
- a CDS encoding isochorismatase family protein, protein MKTAVLVIDVQRAFFEQEPLPYRASATVNNINSVTEWARAQRYPVVYVQHQRPGLEPGSDGWHLQLDLLVRHGDQFVQKSTPDAFQNTILKPLLDQHGIEHLIICGFATEFCVDTTVRRAAALGYSVDLVADAHTTMDKAHADAACIRHHHNCTLPAITSFGPTIRAIPTAQLTATETVAATLAL, encoded by the coding sequence ATGAAAACAGCGGTTTTGGTTATAGACGTACAGCGCGCTTTTTTCGAGCAGGAACCTCTGCCATATAGAGCCTCCGCGACTGTCAACAACATTAACTCAGTAACTGAATGGGCAAGAGCACAACGCTATCCGGTTGTCTATGTTCAACACCAACGACCAGGGTTGGAACCCGGCAGTGACGGCTGGCATTTGCAGCTGGATTTGTTAGTTCGTCATGGTGATCAGTTTGTACAGAAGAGCACCCCAGATGCCTTCCAAAACACTATTTTGAAACCATTACTGGATCAGCATGGTATCGAGCACCTGATCATCTGTGGCTTCGCCACTGAATTCTGTGTAGATACGACTGTGCGCCGTGCCGCGGCCCTGGGATATTCCGTAGATTTGGTTGCAGATGCTCACACCACTATGGACAAGGCCCATGCTGATGCCGCATGCATTCGCCACCACCATAACTGCACGCTGCCCGCAATTACCAGTTTTGGCCCGACTATCCGCGCGATACCAACTGCGCAGTTAACTGCCACCGAAACCGTTGCGGCAACCCTGGCGCTTTAA
- a CDS encoding YcfL family protein, which translates to MMKTAVLAIMALFTLGACVTNTAGIYANSQGVNRVDNGSMGRKLSVEGIQAYPGGGQLNGYATLQSHTSYDQNLQYRFTWYDANNIAIDAENKSWVPVTLHGFQQVQVKSTAPNGRASWFDFQVRNIIPN; encoded by the coding sequence ATGATGAAAACGGCTGTGCTAGCGATAATGGCATTATTCACTCTTGGGGCTTGTGTGACCAATACCGCTGGAATTTATGCGAATTCTCAAGGCGTTAATCGGGTTGACAATGGCAGCATGGGGCGCAAGCTCAGTGTTGAAGGTATACAAGCGTATCCGGGCGGCGGTCAGCTTAATGGCTATGCAACCTTGCAAAGCCATACGTCATATGATCAGAATTTGCAGTATCGCTTTACCTGGTACGATGCGAATAATATTGCCATCGATGCCGAAAATAAGAGTTGGGTGCCAGTGACACTGCATGGATTTCAGCAGGTGCAGGTTAAGTCCACCGCACCTAATGGTCGAGCTAGCTGGTTTGATTTTCAGGTGAGAAACATCATCCCAAACTAA
- a CDS encoding class I SAM-dependent DNA methyltransferase has translation MSANALYTDLSGYYDLMCVDIDYQAQSHCIRRLHQIFGNGGNTHLDLACGTGPHVRHFIDFGYQSRGLDINQPMLDIAASRCPEADFILQDMSSFEVDEPLDLITCFLYSIHYNGGITKLQECIAHVYHALKPGGTFCFNVVAKDKINNALFVKHSAKQDDDLFSFRSSWYYSGEGEMQSLKLSIEKTNATETQIWHDEHPMVAFSFADLIALLQPYFEVHMFEHDYNKIIPWDQQSGNAIVTCVKI, from the coding sequence ATGTCTGCCAATGCACTCTATACCGACCTTTCGGGCTATTACGATTTGATGTGTGTCGATATCGACTATCAAGCCCAAAGCCACTGCATCCGCAGACTTCACCAGATATTTGGCAATGGTGGCAATACACATCTCGATTTAGCCTGTGGCACCGGCCCACATGTGCGTCATTTCATCGATTTTGGTTATCAAAGTCGTGGACTGGATATCAATCAGCCCATGCTCGATATCGCGGCCTCTCGTTGTCCAGAAGCAGATTTTATCCTGCAAGATATGAGCAGTTTTGAGGTAGATGAACCACTGGATTTGATCACCTGTTTTCTTTATTCCATTCATTACAACGGCGGCATCACCAAACTGCAAGAATGTATTGCCCACGTTTACCACGCACTAAAGCCAGGCGGCACTTTCTGCTTTAATGTGGTAGCAAAAGATAAAATAAACAATGCTTTATTCGTCAAACATAGCGCCAAGCAAGACGACGATTTATTTTCCTTTCGGTCCAGTTGGTATTATAGCGGTGAAGGCGAAATGCAATCACTAAAACTCAGCATTGAAAAAACCAATGCCACCGAAACCCAAATATGGCATGACGAACATCCCATGGTCGCGTTCAGTTTTGCAGACTTAATCGCACTGTTACAACCTTACTTTGAAGTGCATATGTTTGAACACGACTACAACAAAATCATCCCTTGGGACCAGCAATCCGGCAATGCCATTGTGACTTGTGTGAAGATTTAA
- a CDS encoding PaaI family thioesterase: protein MKTNPEFFPMTGLATRFVNQLAQCRRLGLQVHEASEHHVLLELPYNEKLIGYPDTGVLHGGVITTLMDTASGCAVVCAIKQKFDSLEISPTLDLRVDYMKPAQPHKPIYGFAECYRLSSTVAFTRGIAYQDSIDDPLAHAVGSFMRISPEMIGDAFRQALMGDE, encoded by the coding sequence ATGAAGACCAATCCCGAATTTTTCCCTATGACCGGGTTGGCAACCCGGTTTGTTAACCAGTTAGCTCAGTGTCGCCGTCTGGGATTGCAGGTGCATGAAGCTAGCGAACATCATGTGTTGTTGGAATTGCCATACAATGAAAAGCTGATTGGTTATCCTGATACCGGCGTATTGCATGGCGGCGTGATCACTACCCTGATGGATACCGCCAGTGGTTGTGCAGTTGTGTGTGCGATTAAGCAGAAATTTGATTCACTGGAAATCTCACCGACGCTGGATCTTCGTGTTGACTATATGAAACCGGCGCAACCACATAAACCCATATATGGATTTGCCGAGTGTTATCGATTGTCATCCACGGTGGCCTTTACTCGCGGTATTGCCTATCAGGACAGCATTGATGATCCACTTGCGCATGCCGTGGGGAGCTTTATGCGGATAAGCCCAGAGATGATCGGTGACGCATTTAGGCAAGCGTTAATGGGAGATGAGTAG
- a CDS encoding DMT family transporter, with translation MPEKLSFAVQQGPKQMVVFVVLLTCLTMFAFAANSLLARLAFQTTAIDAVSYTVIRIISGAIVLSFILIMLRRRPVISLTTSFSAVFLFTYAAAFALAYREISTGAGALILFAAAQLTMISYGFVKGERASLIGLIVALGGLVLFLLPSASAPPYGAAVMMAISGMAWGCFSIIGKSDDAPIINTASSFLIAVPMSLIMLLLFYSQIQLDQLGAGYAIISGGLASGLGYAVWYWVKVRIATISAGSVQLSVPIISAILGVLILDEPIRLISSLAAILVLAGVAIVTLTAKRKK, from the coding sequence TTGCCCGAAAAGTTAAGTTTTGCCGTTCAGCAAGGCCCTAAGCAGATGGTTGTCTTTGTCGTCTTGCTGACGTGTTTGACTATGTTTGCGTTTGCGGCCAATTCGTTACTTGCGCGTCTGGCTTTTCAAACTACCGCCATTGACGCGGTATCTTATACCGTCATCCGCATCATCAGCGGGGCAATAGTGCTGAGTTTCATATTGATAATGCTGCGTCGCCGACCGGTTATTTCGTTAACTACCAGCTTCTCTGCAGTTTTTCTTTTTACATATGCGGCGGCGTTTGCTTTGGCATATCGTGAAATAAGTACCGGGGCTGGAGCATTGATACTGTTTGCGGCCGCGCAGTTGACGATGATTTCCTATGGTTTTGTGAAAGGCGAGCGCGCTAGTCTCATTGGATTGATCGTGGCTCTGGGGGGATTGGTCTTATTCTTGTTACCCAGCGCTTCGGCGCCACCTTATGGCGCAGCGGTGATGATGGCGATATCCGGTATGGCTTGGGGCTGCTTTTCTATCATAGGAAAATCGGATGACGCTCCTATCATCAACACCGCAAGTAGTTTTCTCATCGCTGTGCCCATGTCACTGATAATGCTGCTGCTATTTTATTCGCAAATACAATTAGACCAGCTTGGCGCGGGATACGCGATTATATCGGGTGGTTTAGCATCAGGTTTAGGTTATGCAGTCTGGTATTGGGTGAAGGTCCGCATCGCCACCATTAGTGCCGGTTCGGTGCAACTGTCAGTGCCAATAATTAGCGCGATACTCGGCGTGCTTATTCTTGATGAACCGATAAGGTTGATAAGTTCTCTGGCCGCAATATTGGTGTTAGCGGGGGTAGCGATTGTCACTTTAACCGCAAAACGGAAAAAGTGA
- a CDS encoding M61 family metallopeptidase yields MIRYQITAIDPVAHLFEVALRIDKPAPVQQLWLPAWLPGSYMVRDFAKNLIDIRAFDEINRPLALQQLDKQRWQVASTAEVLHLRYRVYAWDLSVRTAHLDQTHGFFNGSSVFLAVSGREQHAHDVEILPPKGIAGWQLATMLPRMSGEDWQFGRFRAKDYDELIDHPVEMGTFTVGTFEACGVRHDVILTGRHQCCMPRLLTDLTAICESQIQLFGTPAPFERYLFMTQVLKDGFGGLEHSASTALHCSRHELPTSLDAPLDKDYRNYLTLCSHEYFHSWNVKRIKPAAFMPYQLESESYTSQLWAYEGITSYYDDLMTYRSGRVDKQGYLELLSQTFTRVYRGNGRLLQSLTDSSFNAWTKFYKQDENAVNAIVSYYTKGALFALFLDLTLRLETNGKKSLDDLMRALWQRFGQKAVGTDDDSHQQLYGELLGRDASAEFAWLSKVDDLPLAELLAKFGVELKLRASSGNSDQGGGDADGLAIGFGAKYKAEGLGIRITSVSNGSPAHKAGLSAKDLLIAADGLQVGAQFEQALQRYAAGAAITLHWFRDDVLMSGELPIEVAAKDTVSLILKDEQQAKAWLD; encoded by the coding sequence ATGATCCGTTATCAGATTACCGCTATCGATCCGGTGGCTCATCTGTTTGAAGTTGCATTGCGTATCGATAAACCCGCCCCAGTACAACAACTGTGGTTACCCGCCTGGCTGCCCGGTAGTTATATGGTGCGCGACTTTGCAAAAAATCTCATTGATATTCGCGCCTTCGATGAAATCAATCGACCACTAGCGTTGCAGCAATTAGATAAGCAGCGCTGGCAGGTTGCATCAACTGCCGAAGTTCTGCATCTGCGTTACCGTGTCTATGCCTGGGACTTATCCGTGCGAACAGCACATTTGGACCAGACCCACGGTTTCTTCAATGGCAGTAGCGTATTTCTGGCGGTATCAGGCCGCGAACAACATGCGCACGATGTCGAAATTCTACCGCCGAAAGGCATTGCCGGATGGCAACTCGCGACCATGTTGCCGCGCATGAGCGGCGAGGACTGGCAGTTTGGCCGTTTTCGTGCCAAGGATTATGACGAGCTTATCGATCACCCGGTGGAGATGGGCACTTTTACCGTAGGAACCTTCGAAGCCTGCGGCGTGCGCCATGACGTGATTCTCACCGGCCGCCATCAATGCTGTATGCCGCGATTGCTGACCGATTTAACGGCGATCTGTGAAAGTCAGATCCAGCTTTTTGGTACGCCAGCACCATTCGAACGTTACCTGTTCATGACACAAGTATTGAAAGATGGTTTTGGTGGACTGGAACACAGCGCCTCAACCGCCCTGCACTGCTCTCGCCATGAGCTGCCAACGTCACTGGATGCACCGCTGGATAAAGACTATCGCAACTATCTGACGCTGTGCAGCCATGAGTATTTTCATAGCTGGAACGTCAAGCGCATCAAACCCGCCGCATTTATGCCCTATCAACTGGAGTCAGAAAGCTACACCAGCCAGTTGTGGGCCTATGAGGGCATTACCTCCTACTACGATGACTTGATGACCTATCGCAGCGGCCGTGTAGACAAACAAGGCTATCTGGAGCTACTGAGTCAGACATTTACCCGCGTTTACCGCGGCAATGGTCGCTTACTGCAAAGTCTCACTGATTCCAGTTTTAATGCGTGGACCAAGTTCTACAAGCAGGATGAAAACGCCGTTAATGCCATCGTCAGTTACTACACCAAAGGCGCGCTATTTGCCCTGTTCCTTGATTTGACGTTGAGATTAGAGACAAACGGTAAAAAATCTCTGGATGACCTGATGCGTGCACTCTGGCAGCGTTTTGGTCAAAAAGCCGTTGGCACCGATGATGATAGCCATCAACAGCTCTACGGTGAGTTGCTCGGCCGTGATGCCAGTGCTGAATTTGCCTGGCTCAGCAAGGTTGACGATCTGCCACTGGCAGAACTTTTAGCTAAATTTGGCGTTGAGCTAAAATTACGTGCCAGTAGCGGCAACAGCGATCAAGGTGGCGGCGATGCTGACGGACTCGCTATCGGCTTTGGCGCTAAGTATAAAGCGGAAGGCTTGGGGATTCGGATTACCAGCGTCAGCAATGGCTCTCCGGCGCACAAAGCAGGACTCAGTGCCAAAGACCTGTTGATTGCCGCCGATGGACTGCAAGTCGGAGCGCAGTTCGAGCAAGCACTGCAACGATATGCAGCAGGCGCAGCCATTACTCTGCATTGGTTCCGTGACGATGTGTTGATGAGTGGTGAGTTACCCATCGAGGTTGCCGCCAAAGACACAGTGTCACTTATCCTGAAAGATGAACAGCAAGCCAAAGCGTGGCTAGACTAA
- a CDS encoding FAD-binding oxidoreductase produces the protein MKSLQKAVIDDFKKQFHGDVILPNDPTYEEVRKIWNAMIDRKPGIIARCKSVADVVEAVNFARENGLLIAVRGGGHNIAGNAICDDGIMIDLSLLNQVKVDPQTQRAKVEPGCTLADVDAATQKYGLATPVGINSTTGIAGLTLGGGFGWLSRKYGMTVDNLLSAEVVTADGRQLHASETENADLFWGLRGGGGNFGIVTQFEFQLHPVGPDVLSGLIVFPFEQAKSVITQFARFTETAPEELSVWMVARKAPPLPFLPEAVHGKEMIALALCYAGDPAEGEKLIAPLRQFGTVLGEHVGVQPFSAWQQAFDPLLTPGARNYWKSHNFTQLSDGVIDAAIEYAATLPSAQCEIFIASIGCATSRPTPEAMAYSSRDANYVMNVHGRWDLAEDDQHCIAWAREFFAKTKPFASGGAYVNFLTQDESDRTESAYGPTYARLQAIKKQFDPHNLFRMNQNIKPA, from the coding sequence ATGAAAAGCTTACAAAAAGCCGTCATCGACGATTTCAAAAAGCAATTCCACGGCGACGTTATTTTGCCAAATGACCCCACCTATGAAGAAGTTCGCAAGATTTGGAATGCCATGATCGACCGTAAACCCGGCATTATAGCCCGTTGCAAGTCAGTTGCTGATGTTGTTGAAGCGGTAAATTTCGCACGTGAAAATGGGTTGTTGATAGCCGTTCGCGGTGGCGGACACAATATTGCGGGTAATGCCATTTGCGATGACGGCATCATGATTGACCTGTCGCTGTTGAATCAGGTCAAGGTCGATCCGCAAACACAACGCGCTAAGGTTGAACCCGGTTGTACCCTGGCTGACGTCGATGCGGCGACCCAAAAGTACGGTTTAGCAACGCCTGTGGGCATCAACTCGACCACTGGCATTGCCGGCTTGACCCTGGGCGGAGGATTTGGGTGGTTAAGCCGAAAATATGGCATGACTGTCGACAATCTGCTGTCGGCGGAGGTTGTTACCGCCGATGGTCGTCAGTTACATGCAAGTGAGACTGAAAATGCAGATTTGTTTTGGGGCTTACGTGGCGGCGGCGGTAATTTCGGCATTGTCACGCAGTTTGAGTTTCAGCTGCATCCAGTTGGTCCGGATGTTCTCAGTGGCTTGATTGTTTTCCCGTTCGAGCAAGCAAAATCTGTTATCACTCAATTTGCGCGCTTTACCGAGACGGCACCGGAAGAACTGAGCGTCTGGATGGTAGCCCGAAAAGCACCGCCTTTACCTTTCTTACCGGAGGCGGTGCACGGCAAAGAGATGATTGCGCTTGCTTTATGTTATGCAGGTGATCCTGCCGAAGGTGAGAAACTCATCGCACCTTTACGGCAGTTTGGCACTGTTCTTGGCGAGCACGTAGGTGTACAACCATTCAGCGCATGGCAACAAGCCTTTGATCCGTTGCTTACCCCTGGGGCCAGAAACTACTGGAAATCGCATAATTTTACCCAACTCAGTGATGGGGTAATTGATGCTGCGATTGAATATGCCGCGACGCTACCTTCCGCGCAGTGCGAGATCTTTATTGCCTCAATTGGTTGTGCGACCAGTCGCCCAACGCCCGAGGCGATGGCCTATTCAAGTCGGGATGCCAACTACGTGATGAATGTGCATGGCCGATGGGATTTGGCTGAAGACGACCAGCATTGTATTGCATGGGCGCGTGAATTTTTTGCGAAGACCAAACCGTTTGCCAGTGGTGGTGCTTACGTTAACTTCCTGACACAGGACGAATCCGATCGTACTGAATCGGCTTATGGTCCAACCTATGCGCGACTGCAAGCGATCAAGAAGCAATTTGATCCGCACAACCTGTTCAGGATGAATCAGAACATCAAACCTGCTTGA
- a CDS encoding HIT domain-containing protein: MAEETLFSKIVRREIAADIVYQDHLVTAFRDITPKAPTHLLIVPNHVIPTVNDVKSSDEQALGRMFTVAAKLAAEAGIAKGGYRLIVNCNEDGGQEVFHVHMHLLGGEPLGPMLSRKSSSKSDK, from the coding sequence ATGGCCGAAGAAACCCTATTCAGTAAAATTGTACGGCGCGAGATTGCAGCAGATATTGTATATCAGGACCATTTGGTAACAGCCTTCAGGGATATCACGCCCAAGGCACCAACCCACCTGTTGATTGTACCTAACCATGTAATCCCAACGGTTAATGATGTTAAGTCTTCTGACGAGCAGGCGTTGGGCAGGATGTTTACTGTGGCGGCCAAGCTGGCTGCAGAAGCCGGGATTGCCAAAGGCGGTTATCGGTTAATCGTCAATTGCAATGAAGATGGTGGTCAGGAAGTGTTCCATGTTCATATGCACCTGTTAGGTGGCGAACCTTTGGGGCCGATGCTGAGTCGCAAAAGCAGTAGCAAGAGCGATAAATGA
- a CDS encoding PaaI family thioesterase, which translates to MSDNKTQISDVKSLVAKVAETNDFSYLLEHVPYARFIGMEVNRFGDELVFCLPAKEDNIGNPVLPALHGGVMAGFMEMSAIIQLMVFMQTSKVPKVVDFSIDYLRAGYYKDTYAECYITRQGRRVANVHINCWQTNRKQLIATARAHFLID; encoded by the coding sequence ATGAGCGACAACAAAACTCAGATAAGTGATGTTAAATCTCTGGTCGCTAAAGTCGCCGAGACCAATGATTTTAGCTATCTGCTGGAGCACGTGCCCTATGCCCGTTTTATTGGTATGGAGGTCAACCGCTTCGGTGATGAGTTGGTATTTTGCTTACCAGCCAAAGAAGACAATATCGGTAATCCGGTGCTGCCTGCGTTACATGGCGGGGTGATGGCTGGGTTTATGGAGATGTCGGCGATCATCCAACTGATGGTATTTATGCAAACGAGTAAAGTGCCTAAGGTGGTGGATTTCTCTATCGATTACCTGCGCGCTGGTTACTACAAGGACACTTATGCTGAATGCTATATCACTCGGCAAGGGCGGCGTGTCGCCAATGTGCATATCAATTGCTGGCAAACAAATCGCAAACAGTTGATTGCTACGGCGAGAGCGCATTTTCTGATCGATTGA